From the Anguilla anguilla isolate fAngAng1 chromosome 6, fAngAng1.pri, whole genome shotgun sequence genome, one window contains:
- the nek2 gene encoding serine/threonine-protein kinase Nek2: MPSRVEDYEVLYTIGSGSYGKCQKIRRKSDGKLLVWKELDYGTMAEAEKQMLVSEVNLLRELKHPNIVRYYDRIIDRGNTTLYIVMEYCEGGDLSGLLTRCIKERRYLDEDFILRVLAQLALALKECHRRSDGGHTVLHRDLKPANIFLDAKQNVKLGDFGLARILNHDTSFAKTFVGTPYYMSPEQMNRTSYNEKSDIWSLGCLVYELCALSPPFTAYNQKELAEKIREGKFRRIPYRYSEDLNSLVCRMLHLKDYMRPSVECIVQSGLLADAVSEEQRKAEQRSRRKSAEQEQPKVAAAAPADAAGIAVATELRLKEQQLQERERALKEREERLEQREQELCARERLSDEKLARAESLLRTCSLARQQKALAPLYSNELIGERAESPSPGKRKVHFAGDSKENRQPERRLKLKSQELKKRLQAANVRAQALGHVERHYQLQSRQMLGIR; encoded by the exons ATGCCGTCACGTGTGGAAGATTATGAGGTTTTGTATACCATAGGATCCGGATCTTACGGGAAATGTCAGAAGATAAGGAGGAAATCAGATGGAAAG CTTCTTGTTTGGAAAGAGCTGGATTATGGTACCATGGCAGAAGCAGAAAAGCAGATGTTGGTCTCCGAGGTGAATCTCCTGCGTGAACTGAAGCACCCAAATATTGTGCGCTATTACGACCGCATCATCGACCGCGGCAACACCACGCTGTACATCGTCATGGAGTACTGCGAGGGGGGCGACCTGTCCGGTCTACTCACCCGGTGCATCAAAGAGAG GCGCTACCTGGATGAGGACTTCATCCTGCGGGTCCTGGCACAGCTGGCGCTTGCGCTGAAAGAGTGCCATCGCCGTAGCGATGGCGGGCACACCGTCCTGCACCGCGACCTCAAACCCGCCAACATCTTCCTGGACGCCAAGCAGAACGTCAAGCTGGGCGACTTCGGCCTGGCCCGGATCCTCAACCACGACACCAGCTTCGCCAAAACCTTCGTCGGGACGCCGTACTACATGTCTCCG GAGCAGATGAATCGGACGTCTTACAACGAGAAGTCTGACATCTGGTCTCTGGGGTGCTTGGTGTACGAGCTCTGTGCCCTTTC GCCACCGTTCACGGCCTACAATCAGAAGGAGCTGGCGGAGAAGATCCGGGAAGGGAAGTTCCGGCGGATCCCATACCGCTACTCAGAGGACCTGAACTCCCTGGTGTGCAGAATGCTGCACTTAAAG GACTACATGCGGCCGTCGGTCGAGTGCATCGTGCAGAGCGGCCTGCTGGCGGACGCCGTGTCGGAGGAGCAGCGGAAGGCCGAGCAGCGGAGCCGGCGGAAGTCTGCCGAGCAGGAGCAGCCGAAagtcgccgccgccgctcccgcTGACGCGGCGGgcatcgccgtggcgacggagCTCCGGCTGaaggagcagcagctgcaggagcgaGAGAGGGCCCTAAAGGAGCGGGAGGAGCGGCTGGAGC aaagAGAACAGGAACTTTGCGCTCGTGAACGGCTGTCGGATGAGAAGCTTGCAAG GGCGGAGTCTCTCCTGAGGACCTGTAGCCTGGCGCGGCAGCAGAAGGCTCTGGCTCCACTCTACTCCAACGAGCTGATAG GTGAGCGGGCGGAGTCGCCGTCGCCGGGGAAGAGGAAGGTGCACTTCGCCGGAGACAGCAAGGAGAACCGGCAGCCGGAGCGGCGCCTGAAGCTGAAGAGCCAGGAGCTGAAGAAGAGGCTGCAGGCGGCCAACGTGCGCGCCCAGGCGCTGGGGCACGTGGAGCGCCACTACCAGCTCCAGAGCAGGCAGATGCTGGGCATCCGCTAG
- the slc30a1a gene encoding zinc transporter 1a translates to MACEPNFVRLLCMLSLTFGFFIVEVVVSRITSSLAMLSDSFHMLSDVIALVVALVAVRFAEKTQSNNKNTFGWIRAEVMGALVNAVFLTALCFTIILEAVERFTEPHVIEKPWVVIGVGAAGLLVNLLGLCMFHGHAGSGGHGHSHGNKKNKRNKMCKSDRPSGNGSSVEETNNLVGNCTNSPNGVSTDSRPRHGTTHDIPCSDSLELQLNGSAPYEELEDAAASQLNMHGVFLHVLGDAMGSVIVVVNALIFTFVWQPCVPGESCTNPCIHSHCPGNSTEAGPQGNLTEAGSQGSRAEAGPCWVLYLDPTLCVIMVLILLRTTYPLLKESALILLQTVPKQIDVHLLSERLRGVDGVLAVHELHIWQLAGSRIIATAHIKCHDPTSYMDVAKRIKAFFHDQGIHATTIQPEFATVNSESRISLCELSCRTQCAPKLCCGAADKPAAATDTTAATEREPSDGNSAALQVISETAADQASVQVLPQQDPKVTFSREVESSL, encoded by the exons ATGGCTTGTGAGCCCAACTTTGTTCGGCTGCTATGCATGCTTTCGCTGACTTTTGGGTTTTTCATTGTGGAGGTAGTAGTCAGTCGAATAACATCGTCCTTGGCAATGCTGTCGGACTCGTTCCACATGCTGTCGGACGTTATCGCGCTGGTGGTGGCTTTGGTGGCCGTCCGCTTCGCCGAGAAGACGCAGTCgaacaacaaaaacaccttCGGATGGATCCGGGCGGAGGTGATGGGCGCCCTGGTCAACGCTGTTTTTCTCACGGCTCTGTGTTTCACCATAATCCTAGAGGCCGTCGAGCGCTTCACCGAGCCCCACGTTATCGAGAAACCCTGGGTCGTCATCGGGGTTGGGGCTGCCGGGCTTCTTGTGAACCTGCTCGGGCTCTGCATGTTCCACGGACACGCCGGGAGCGGAGGACACGGGCACTCGCACGGGAATAAAAAGAACAAGAGGAATAAGATGTGTAAATCGGACAGACCGTCAGGCAACGGATCATCCGTTGAGGAGACCAACAACCTAGTAGGCAACTGCACCAATAGCCCCAACGGCGTCAGCACCGACAGCAGACCCCGGCATGGAACGACGCACG ACATCCCGTGCAGCGACAgcctggagctgcagctgaacGGCAGCGCCCCCTatgaggagctggaggacgCGGCCGCGTCGCAGCTGAACATGCACGGGGTGTTCCTGCACGTGCTCGGGGACGCCATGGGCTCCGTCATCGTGGTGGTCAACGCCCTCATCTTCACCTTCGTCTGGCAGCCCTGCGTCCCCGGCGAGTCCTGCACCAACCCCTGCATCCACAGCCACTGCCCCGGCAACAGCACGGAGGCGGGTCCCCAGGGCAACCTCACGGAGGCGGGTTCCCAGGGCAGCCGCGCGGAGGCGGGGCCGTGCTGGGTGCTGTACCTGGACCCCACGCTGTGCGTGATCATGGTGCTGATCCTGCTGCGCACCACCTACCCGCTGCTGAAGGAGTCTGCGCTCATCCTGCTGCAGACCGTGCCCAAGCAGATCGACGTGCACCTGCTGAGCGAGCGCCTGCGCGGCGTGGACGGCGTGCTGGCCGTGCACGAGCTGCACATCTGGCAGCTGGCGGGCAGCCGCATCATCGCCACCGCGCACATCAAGTGCCACGACCCCACCTCCTACATGGACGTGGCCAAGCGCATCAAGGCCTTCTTCCACGACCAGGGCATCCATGCCACCACCATCCAGCCCGAGTTCGCCACCGTCAACTCCGAGTCGCGCATCTCCCTGTGCGAGCTGTCCTGCCGGACTCAGTGCGCCCCCAAGCTGTGCTGCGGGGCGGCGGACAAGCCCGCCGCCGCCACGGACACCACCGCCGCCACCGAGAGGGAGCCCAGCGACGGGAACAGCGCCGCCCTGCAGGTGATCAGCGAGACTGCGGCGGATCAGGCCTCTGTGCAGGTGCTGCCTCAGCAGGACCCCAAGGTCACCTTCTCCAGAGAGGTGGAGTCATCCctgtga